The genomic window TAATTCCATATCCAGCTTGCCCTGAAATATTGACCGTGAAAATTTATTATCATTTCCCTGTATCTTTATGGATAAATTATTCAGCTCATTAAGCTCTCTTGAGACCCTGTACCTGCTTATAAAAAAACTCTCGCCATAGAAAATTTTTATAACACCCCCTACTATAAATGGCAGAAGTATAAAGATGATATTTATAACTATATTGTTCACAATTTTTTCCCATACTCTCTAAAGGCTCTTTATTTTTACTTAATAAACCTATCCATCTTTCTATAACTGATAGCTTCTTGGATTGCTCGTTTATCTACTACATTCATATCATTTAAATCTGCTATAGTTCTAGCTACTTTGAGTATTTTATAGTATCCACGAGCTGAAAGCCCCATTTTTTCGATTGCCATGTTAAGCATATTTTTACTTTCACTATCTAGCTCGCAGACTTTATCTAACTCTTTACTACTCAGCTCAGAATTGATTTTACCTTGTCGTTTTATCTGAATAGCCCTAGCTTTTTCAACTCGCTTACGCACTGTAGTACTTTTCTCACCTTTCAACTCTTGGTTTGTAAGGTCATCTTTTGGTAGCTCAAGTACTTCTACATGCAAATCAATCCTGTCTAACAAAGGACCTGAAAGTTTTGCTTGGTACCTACGAATAGCCTGCAGCGTATCACTACAGTCTTTATATTGCGACCCAAGATAACCACACGGGCAAGGGTTCATTGCAGCAATTAACTGAAAATTAGCCGGATACTCAACTTGACACTTTGCTCTAGAGATATTTATCGTGCCTGTTTCAAGTGGCTCACGCAAAACCTCTAGTACTTTTCTATCAAACTCTGGAAGTTCATCTAAAAATAATACGCCGTTATGAGCTAGAGAAATCTCTCCAGGCATTGGATTGCTACCTCCACCAACTAATGACACACCTGATGAAGTATGATGAGGGTGTCTGAAAGGTCTTTTATAAAAGCTCTCTGCTATGTCGGTTTCACCTTTAATAGATGCTATCATTGCTGATGAAAGTGCTTCTTTCTTATCTAATGATGGTAGTATTGAATTCAAACGACTTGCAAGCATTGTTTTTCCTGTACCAGGAGGTCCAACAAGCAATATATTATGCCCACCTGATGCAGCTATTTCTAAAGCTCGTTTTGCTTGATACTGTCCTTTTACATCTTCTAAATCTTTATACAAGCTTTCAAAATCAACTTTTTTGCTTGGCTGTATCTGCTCTTTTGTGGCTTCACCTGATAGATAATCAGCAACCTCTTTTAGATCACAAAAACCATAAGCTTCTACATCTTCAACCAGCGCTATCTCTTTTTCATTAGATGTTGGCACTATAAGTTTTTTCTTAGAACTTACAGACTTTATTGCCATTGGGATTGAGCTAGCTATTTTTCTTAACTCTCCACTTAGTGAAAGTTCACCAGCAAACTCATATTCTTCTGTATCTTTAGCTAGATTAACCTGACCTGAAGCATAAAGTATTCCTAGAGCTATTGGTAAATCAAATCTACCACTACTTTTAGGTAGGTCTGCTGGAGCTAAATTTATTGTGATGCGTTTATTAGGAAAATTAAAACCTGAATTTATAATAGCACTTCTAACACGATCTTTACTTTCCTTTACAGCTGCTTCCGGCAAACCAACTATAGAAAGACTTGGCAATCCATTTGAAAGATGAACCTCAATAGACACCAAAGGAGCTTCGATGCCAAGTTGAGCTCGACTAGATAGTACCGCTAAAGACACGCTACTTTTTCTCCGCTATCAAAGAGTCTAGTTTTGCTTCAACTTGCTCAAGCTTTGTGCGTGTTTTTAACAAAATCTTTTTTTGAATCTCAAACTCTTCACGAGATACAACATCTAGCTTTTTAAGGCCTTTATTAACTATACTTTCTTTTGAGTTTTTCAGTAAATCATTGATTGGGTCTAAAATTTCTTTCATAACTTCTACTATTTGTAACTATATAACTACAAAGTATAAATTCTTACAGAAGATTTGGCAAACTATTAAAACAACTACAGCCTTACTATGTTTATATGAATACATAATAAAGAAAACTCTATCTCTTCTTACACAACCATTTTTAGGAAAAATCTACTCTGCCAGTTTCTAGCAGCAAACAATTGCAACTATCTATAACGGCTGATATTCTAAAGAAAAAACATCTAATCTTAGATTATTATGAATCAACCAGAAATTAAACATTTAAAAGACTACAAACCTAGTAATTATCTTATAGAAAATACATATTTAACATTTGAGCTTGATGAGAGTAAAACTATAGTAACAGCTAGGTTAAACATCACTGCTAATACTGCAAATAGAGAAAATAACACTCTAGTTTTAGATGGTAATGAGCTGAAACTAGTATCAATTAAAATAGATGATAAAGAACTATCTACAACAGAATATAAAGTTAGCGATAATCAACTAACTATAGAAAACGCTCCTAATGAGTTTATCCTAGAAACAGTTGTAGAAATTAACCCTACTGCGAATACATCACTAGAAGGTTTATACAAGTCTGGAGATGTATTTTGTACACAATGTGAGGCTACAGGATTTAGGAATATCACATACTATTTAGATAGACCTGATGTTATGTCTGCTTTTACTGTCAAGATAATTGCAGATAAGGACAAATATCCAGTTATTCTTTCAAATGGCGATAAAATTGAATCAGGGTATATTTCAGATACTCAACACTTTGCAGTATGGAAAGACCCTTTCAAGAAACCATGTTATCTATTTGCACTTGTAGCAGGAGATTTAGCAAGTATTAAAGATACTTATGTTACAAAGTCAAACCGAAAAGTTAGCTTAGAAATATACGCATTTAAACAAGATATTGATAAATGTCATTATGCTATGCAAGCTGTAAAAGATTCAATGAAGTGGGATGAAGAAAGATTTAACCTAGAGTATGATCTTGATACATTTATGATTGTTGCTGTACCAGATTTTAATGCTGGTGCAATGGAAAATAAAGGCTTAAATATTTTTAATACTAAATACATCATGGCTAGTGATAAAACAGCTACAGATAAGGATTTTGAGTTAGTTCAAAGTGTTGTAGGACATGAGTATTTTCATAATTGGACGGGTGATAGAGTGACATGTCGTGATTGGTTTCAGCTAAGCTTAAAAGAGGGTTTAACTGTATTTAGAGATCAAGAATTTACTTCTGATTTAAACTCAAGAGATGTTAAACGTATAGATGATGTACGTATTATTAGAAGTGCTCAATTTGCTGAAGATGCTAGTCCTATGTCTCATCCTATCCGTCCTGAGTCGTACATTGAGATGAATAATTTCTACACTGTAACTGTTTATCATAAAGGTGCTGAAATTATTAGAATGATACACACTCTTTTAGGAGAGGATGGCTTCCAAAAAGGTATGAAGCTATATTTTGATAGACATGATGGTCAAGCTGTAACTTGTGATGATTTTATAAATGCTATGGCAGACGCTAATAATCGTGATTTTAGCTTATTCAAAAGATGGTATGCTCAATCTGGTACACCAAATATCAAAGTTAGTGAAAATTATGATGCACAAAAGCAAACTTATAATTTAACACTTGAACAAACTACTCCATCAACTGCTGACCAAAAAGAAAAACAAGCTCTGCATATACCTGTTAGTATGGGGCTTATCACTCCTAATGGTGAAAATATCACCGAGCAAGTAGTTGAATTAAAAGAGCAAAAACAAACTTACTCGTTTGAGAATATCCCAGCAAAACCAGTAATTTCTTTATTTAGAGATTTCTCCGCACCTGTAAAGGTTGAGCATACTCGTTCTGAGGAAGAGCTACTGCATATCGTTAAGTACGATAATAATGCCTTTAACCGTTGGGATTCTTTACAGCAGTTAGCTACAAATATGATATTAAATAACTCTGATGTGAGTGAGGAGTTTTTAAATGCTTTTAAAGCAATATTACATGATGAAAATTTAGATAAAGCTTTAATTAGTGATGCTTTACAAATACCTGGTGAGTCTACAATTGCTCAGACAATGCCTGTGATTGCTGTTGATCAGATTGTAAAATCTCGCAAAAAAGTTGTAAATCAATTAGCTGATAAACTAAAAGATGATTGGTTAGAAGTATATCAACAATGTAATGACAATAAGCCATATAGCCTATCAGCTGAACAAATTGCTAAGAGAAAGCTAAAAGGTGTTTGTTTGAGTTATCTGATGAATGCTAGTGACCAAAGCCAAGGTACAGGGTTAGCACAACAGCTATTTGATAATGCTGATAATATGACAGACCAGCAAACTGCATTTTCAGCACTTTTAAAGTCAAATGATAAGCAGATTCGTGATAATGTTATCAATGAGTTTTATAACCGTTGGAAACATGAAGATTTAGTTGTAAACAAATGGCTAGTATCTCAAGCTCAAATCTCACATGAGTCAGCTTTAGATATCGTTAAAAACTTAGCTAGCCATCCTGCGTACAATCCTAAAAACCCTAATAAAGTTTATTCTCTAATTGGTGGTTTTGGTGCTAATTTCTCACAATATCATCGTAAAGATGGCTTAGGATATACTTTCATGGCTGATACTGTACTAGAGCTTGATAAAATCAATCATCAAGTTGCTGCAAGAATGGCTCGCAATCTAATGAGCTGGAAACGCTATGACTCTGATAGACAAGCTATGATGAAAAATGCTCTTGAGAAAATCAAAGCTTCAAATCCTAGCAAGAATGTCTTTGAGATTGTTAGTAAAAGTTTAGAGGTGTAGTTGTTTAAGGAGTATATCTTTTGATATATTAGAGTTTAATGCTATTCATCAGAAGATTGGGAGCCCAGTGGAAAACCAGTCCGGTAACATGCGCTTGTTAGCTGTGAACGCTACGCTACCTGTAGTCATAATTAAGTGAATCAGGGTTCATTACTCTCTCTATCCCTGATTCCTCCAATCCTTTTTTCAGGGCTCTATGTATAAGAAGAAAACTTGGAATCTCTAGAAGATTCTTTCTTGATACGACTTCAATAGCACAACGCTCTAGAAGCTCCGATCTTGAGACATTGAATGGAAAGCTATGTGAGCACTGAAAGCCGTGACTTGAAAGCAGCTTGCACCTTAGTTTCAATACTCTATGCACTACGGAGAGCAACCATCCATCCAACTGAGTTAATTGACCAACATCATCGACTAGAGGGTAGAAGCTCATAACACCTTTAAAGTATATTCGTTTTGTTCTGCCAGATAAGTAGTCTTTAATTTGCTTTTTGCTTAGTCCACCATACATGTATCTCCGAATTTCACACATTGCTGATAAAAAATTATAATCGCTATCATTTGCAGGAATTCGCTGCCCAGTCAACACTGTTTGCTTAAGTGGTTGGATTAAGCTTCGGTAAAGAATATATGATATTTGCTTTTGAATTTTCTTGACGGATTTATCTTTAATGGAAACATTATCAACCGACAGGCAATACCCCAAAAAATCTAGGCTAGTTTTAGCTACGATTTCTGATGGCAAACCATCTTTTGTTAGCAAAGATATTCCTTCTGACTTTGTAGGATTTATTTTTATTCCAGCGCTTCGAGAGAATTCGTTTATTAAGCCAAAGGAATTACATACTTTTGCGTACTCAGGTGACCACACAATAGTGTCATCAGCATATCGAGAAAACTTAACTCCCTCTCGCTCAAGATCTTGATCAAATTTCCAACAGGTTAAATTGGCAAGAAATAAACTTATTGATGTTCCTTGAGGAATACCAACTTTACTCTCTTTCAAAAAAGATTTAATAACAAACCGTTCTTCAGGACTGATGTAGAAACCGTTTTCAGAAAACTGCCCTTTTAAGAACTCATGGGATATAGAACCAAAAAAGTCAGAGAAATCAAATTCAGCCAAAAAGGTGCGTTCATTTCTTTTTAAGTCGACAGAAATATCTTGAATGGCGAAGTGAACATTTCTATCATTTCTATAAGCATATGAAAAAGAACTAAATCGGTGTCTATTTTTTGCCAGCAGTCGGTTAAAGAAAAACTTCGATATAGCTGCGTCAGGTATTTGGTAAATCGCTACTTTTCTAATACCACCGTCAGGCTTTGGAACTTCCTTTATATATGGGGCATTCGGAGAATAGGTTCTATTCTCAATTTTACTGGCGATAGATCGAGCAATACTTTTATGCTTTGCTTTCACATAAAATGGACTGAACTTCCTATCAAAAGACCAATAGTCTGGAGTATGTATTTTCTTTTTTGGTGCAGAGTCGCCTAATCGCTTTTGATTACGCTTAGCTTCTATATGTACCCTGTTGTGATATTCGTGGTAGCGTTCAATTAACTTTTCAGCCTCTTCACGAATAATTCTTGCAATCTGCTGCTCTAATTTCATAAATTCCTTAAACAAAAAAGCCTGAGTTAGACTCAGGCTTTTTCACGGTGTTAACCCAAGTAAAAGTAAGTTATCACATGGTTGGATAGGATTTGATTCCTTTCCCCCATCAGTGTGAATTATCACAACTGAAAACCAGTCATTTCTAACTGGTAGAAGGTAACACCGTTATCCCCATAAGGGAATTCTTACATAATAAACGAGTTACTAACAATCTGCAAGGAGTACCAAACACTTTCGGACGCCTAATAATTGTTCATATATTAATTATAGCCATTTATGAGCGAAGTAACAGTGTAATTTTATTAAAAAAAGAGTATAAAACTTATGACACAATCAGATTTATAAAAAATAAAACAAGCTCTTGAGAAAATCAAAACTTCAAATCCTAGCAAGAATGTTTTTGAAATTATTAGTAAGAGTTTGGAGATGTAGTTACTGTATTATATCTATTACCTTTCAACAGCCAGTCAAACATATTTTCGTATAATTTCTTTTAGATTTATTGTGATCAACATCAACGCTAGATTAGATTAGCTAGGTATTTAGCTACTGATTCATCGATACAGTTACCTATTACCTCAGCATGACAAAGAGTTTGCTTTACTTCCTCTGGTGCATTCTCCATCACTATTGCTTTATTAACTGTCGATAGCATTTCTATATCATTCATTCCATCACCAAAACCTATGCTTCTAGTAACAGGTATCTGCAGAAATTTTGATAATTTAGTTATAGCATTTCCCTTAGAAACATTTTGTTTCATTACTTCTAAACACCAATCGAAAGAAAATGTTAAATGGACATTTTCTTTAATTTCTTCGCATAAATTTTCTTGAAACTCGAGCAAAACTTTCTTATGTCTTTTTTTATGAATAAAAAAAAAGTTTCTCAACTTTCTCTAATGGCATATCTTCTGGTTTGCAATAAGTTGGAGTAAATTTATCATTTTGATTAAAGTCGCTAAAATCATGTCTAAATTCACTAGTTAACCAACCATAATCAGTATACATATTTATAATTACATCACTATATTTTTTAGCTTCATTAATCAGCTGTTTAACTCTGATACTAGATATATACTGTTTAAGATCCATATCCCTGCAAGAGCTTGTTAAGCTTGCACCATTAGATGAGATAATATGTACAGAAATATTAAGAGATGAGACTATAGAACTAACATCTAAATAGTGTCGCCCTGTAGCAAATACTATTTGTTTATTTTTTTCAGATAAATTAACTAATACTTCTTTTGTATAAGCTCCCATTTTGCACCCATCTTGTAGAAGAGTCCCATCAAGATCAGTAATAATTAAATCATACATAATATATAAACCTGTAAAAAACTCTAGTTTGAAGGTTTTTGAGCTATATTACAATTATTTATAAACCAAACCTTCCTCATTTTTATTATTATATGGCTGATAAAATTTAAAAAGACTATTAAATTAATGTTTTTGCTAGAAGCATTTAAGATATATCATTTTTTATATCTAATATTTTTTGTTTACTTTCTGAAATTAATTTAGCCATAATCGTACGATATGTATTATCTGGTAAGTCCCAGTAATGAAAATATAGCTCCATACTCCATATACACCCATTATCTAAAATAATTAGTTCATTATTTTTAAGTTCTTTTATAATGTCTGATTTTGGTAATAAAGCATAGCCTTTACCTTGTAAGCACATTTGCTTAAATCCTTTTACAGATGGAATAATATGACAATTCTCTATATCAGCCTGAAAGCCATAAAATTTCTCCATAAATCTAGAATTTAATTGATCATACTGATTAAATAATAAAGATGGAGCTTGTTTCAAAGTATTTATCCATTTTTTACTATTCCTTTTAATTTCTTTAAAGTATTTATCATAAAAGTAATTAGAGCAAACCAATAAGTAGTCTATTTCACCAAGCTTCTCGACAAGACAATTATGAGAAACTTTACTCTTAGTACTGATACAAGATAAAACTTCACCATTTTGCAATGATTTGAGAGTCATTTCTTGATCAAAAGCCTTGATATTAAATCTCGCCATATTCGATATATCAATATTGTCTAAAATATCTATAAACCAAGTATCTAAACTATCTTGATTTATAGCTATAGATATTTGCAGTTCAGTATTTTTTATTAGCTTTTTTTCTTTTAGGAGACCAGACTCTAGTAGTTCTACTTTTGTTAAATGACTTAATAAATCTTGGCCTAATTTTGTAGCTTTATAAGGGAGTACTCTTATAAGAACAGGCGCACCAAACTTTGTTTCAAGAGATTTTATCCGTTGCGATACAGCTGATTGAGTAATAAATAATTTATTAGCCGCAAACTCAAAACTTTGTTGTTCTATTACTTCCTTTAATGCTTGTATAGCTTTATAATCTATCACGATCATTAATTTAACT from Francisella adeliensis includes these protein-coding regions:
- a CDS encoding HAD-IIB family hydrolase → MYDLIITDLDGTLLQDGCKMGAYTKEVLVNLSEKNKQIVFATGRHYLDVSSIVSSLNISVHIISSNGASLTSSCRDMDLKQYISSIRVKQLINEAKKYSDVIINMYTDYGWLTSEFRHDFSDFNQNDKFTPTYCKPEDMPLEKVEKLFFYS
- a CDS encoding YifB family Mg chelatase-like AAA ATPase; the encoded protein is MSLAVLSSRAQLGIEAPLVSIEVHLSNGLPSLSIVGLPEAAVKESKDRVRSAIINSGFNFPNKRITINLAPADLPKSSGRFDLPIALGILYASGQVNLAKDTEEYEFAGELSLSGELRKIASSIPMAIKSVSSKKKLIVPTSNEKEIALVEDVEAYGFCDLKEVADYLSGEATKEQIQPSKKVDFESLYKDLEDVKGQYQAKRALEIAASGGHNILLVGPPGTGKTMLASRLNSILPSLDKKEALSSAMIASIKGETDIAESFYKRPFRHPHHTSSGVSLVGGGSNPMPGEISLAHNGVLFLDELPEFDRKVLEVLREPLETGTINISRAKCQVEYPANFQLIAAMNPCPCGYLGSQYKDCSDTLQAIRRYQAKLSGPLLDRIDLHVEVLELPKDDLTNQELKGEKSTTVRKRVEKARAIQIKRQGKINSELSSKELDKVCELDSESKNMLNMAIEKMGLSARGYYKILKVARTIADLNDMNVVDKRAIQEAISYRKMDRFIK
- a CDS encoding HAD-IIB family hydrolase, which translates into the protein MRNFFFIHKKRHKKVLLEFQENLCEEIKENVHLTFSFDWCLEVMKQNVSKGNAITKLSKFLQIPVTRSIGFGDGMNDIEMLSTVNKAIVMENAPEEVKQTLCHAEVIGNCIDESVAKYLANLI
- the pepN gene encoding aminopeptidase N, encoding MNQPEIKHLKDYKPSNYLIENTYLTFELDESKTIVTARLNITANTANRENNTLVLDGNELKLVSIKIDDKELSTTEYKVSDNQLTIENAPNEFILETVVEINPTANTSLEGLYKSGDVFCTQCEATGFRNITYYLDRPDVMSAFTVKIIADKDKYPVILSNGDKIESGYISDTQHFAVWKDPFKKPCYLFALVAGDLASIKDTYVTKSNRKVSLEIYAFKQDIDKCHYAMQAVKDSMKWDEERFNLEYDLDTFMIVAVPDFNAGAMENKGLNIFNTKYIMASDKTATDKDFELVQSVVGHEYFHNWTGDRVTCRDWFQLSLKEGLTVFRDQEFTSDLNSRDVKRIDDVRIIRSAQFAEDASPMSHPIRPESYIEMNNFYTVTVYHKGAEIIRMIHTLLGEDGFQKGMKLYFDRHDGQAVTCDDFINAMADANNRDFSLFKRWYAQSGTPNIKVSENYDAQKQTYNLTLEQTTPSTADQKEKQALHIPVSMGLITPNGENITEQVVELKEQKQTYSFENIPAKPVISLFRDFSAPVKVEHTRSEEELLHIVKYDNNAFNRWDSLQQLATNMILNNSDVSEEFLNAFKAILHDENLDKALISDALQIPGESTIAQTMPVIAVDQIVKSRKKVVNQLADKLKDDWLEVYQQCNDNKPYSLSAEQIAKRKLKGVCLSYLMNASDQSQGTGLAQQLFDNADNMTDQQTAFSALLKSNDKQIRDNVINEFYNRWKHEDLVVNKWLVSQAQISHESALDIVKNLASHPAYNPKNPNKVYSLIGGFGANFSQYHRKDGLGYTFMADTVLELDKINHQVAARMARNLMSWKRYDSDRQAMMKNALEKIKASNPSKNVFEIVSKSLEV
- a CDS encoding accessory factor UbiK family protein yields the protein MKEILDPINDLLKNSKESIVNKGLKKLDVVSREEFEIQKKILLKTRTKLEQVEAKLDSLIAEKK
- a CDS encoding ArgP/LysG family DNA-binding transcriptional regulator — translated: MIVIDYKAIQALKEVIEQQSFEFAANKLFITQSAVSQRIKSLETKFGAPVLIRVLPYKATKLGQDLLSHLTKVELLESGLLKEKKLIKNTELQISIAINQDSLDTWFIDILDNIDISNMARFNIKAFDQEMTLKSLQNGEVLSCISTKSKVSHNCLVEKLGEIDYLLVCSNYFYDKYFKEIKRNSKKWINTLKQAPSLLFNQYDQLNSRFMEKFYGFQADIENCHIIPSVKGFKQMCLQGKGYALLPKSDIIKELKNNELIILDNGCIWSMELYFHYWDLPDNTYRTIMAKLISESKQKILDIKNDIS
- a CDS encoding reverse transcriptase domain-containing protein — protein: MKLEQQIARIIREEAEKLIERYHEYHNRVHIEAKRNQKRLGDSAPKKKIHTPDYWSFDRKFSPFYVKAKHKSIARSIASKIENRTYSPNAPYIKEVPKPDGGIRKVAIYQIPDAAISKFFFNRLLAKNRHRFSSFSYAYRNDRNVHFAIQDISVDLKRNERTFLAEFDFSDFFGSISHEFLKGQFSENGFYISPEERFVIKSFLKESKVGIPQGTSISLFLANLTCWKFDQDLEREGVKFSRYADDTIVWSPEYAKVCNSFGLINEFSRSAGIKINPTKSEGISLLTKDGLPSEIVAKTSLDFLGYCLSVDNVSIKDKSVKKIQKQISYILYRSLIQPLKQTVLTGQRIPANDSDYNFLSAMCEIRRYMYGGLSKKQIKDYLSGRTKRIYFKGVMSFYPLVDDVGQLTQLDGWLLSVVHRVLKLRCKLLSSHGFQCSHSFPFNVSRSELLERCAIEVVSRKNLLEIPSFLLIHRALKKGLEESGIERVMNPDSLNYDYR